The DNA segment GCTTTATCAGGTCCGCCGCCGACCCCTGTATCACCGTATTGATCGCCATCCGCTCCGCCTGCGACCGCACATTGTGGTTCCGCGACGAAAGCCCCTCTATCGCCCGCCGCCTGTGCAGTATCGTCTCGGCATACCCGCACTTTTTCGCCTTCGCTATCTCCCCATCCATGAACTCGCGAATCGAAGCGTACCGCGAATAATAATCATCGATAAACTTCTTCGCCTCGCCCACGGATATCTCCAGCGACTTCGCCAGTGCAAAAGGCCCCTGACCGTAAATGATCCCGAAATTCACACCCTTCGCCTTCGCCCGCATATCGCTCGTCACTTCCTCAGGCTCCACCCCGTACACCTGCCCCGCTACGAACCTGTGTATATCCTGATCCGTCTCGAACGCCCGCCGCAGTTCCGCATCGCCAGAAAAATGCGCCAGCAGCCGCAGCTCCACCTGCGAATAGTCCGCCGACATGATCACATCGCCTTCCTTCTCCGGCACAAACGCATTGCGTATCTTTCGCCCCAGCTCCGTCCGTATCGGAATGTTCTGCAAATTCGGGTCCGACGAGCTCAGCCTCCCCGTAGCCGTCACCGTCTGATTGAACGATGCGTGCAGCCGATTCGTCCGCGGATGCACCAGGTCCCCCAGCTTCGCAACGTACGTATTCTTCAGCTTCACCAATTGTCGATACTCCAGTATCAACGGCACAATCGGATGCTCCTCCGCCAACTGCTCCAGCACCGAAGCATCCGTCGACCGCCCAGCCTTGCCCGACTTCACCGACTCCAGCCCAAGCCTGTCGAACAGCACCTCCCCAAGCTGCTTCGGCGAATCGATATTGAACACCTCGCCAGCCCGCTCATGTATCTTCTCGGTCAGCTCCCCCAGCGTCCTGCTCATCTCATCGTCCATCTCCTTGAGCATCGTCGTATCCAGCGTTACCCCGTTCATCTCCATCCGCGCCAGCACCGCCACCAGCGGCATCTCCACCTTCTCGAACAGCTCCTTCAGCGTCGGCTCGCTCTCTAGCTGCGGCCCAAAGCACTTATAAAGCTGCCACGTAACATCCGCATCCTCCGCCGCATAATAACACGCCCGCTCCACATCCACCTTATCAAAGGTTATCTGGCTCTTTCCCTTGCCGATCAGCTCAGATATCGGCTGCGTCTTATACCCCAGGCACTCCTCCGCCAGCGAATCCATCCCGTGCCGCCTCGCCGAGTTCAGACAGTACGACGCGATCATCGTATCGAAATACAGCCCCCGGACCTCGAACCCCGCGTTCTCCAGCACGATCAGGTCATACTTGAAATTCTGCCCCACCTTACGCACCTTCTCATCCGCGATGATCCCCCCGATCGCCTCACGCACATCCGCCGCATCCAGCACCTTCGAACCCTTCGGCCCCTTCACCGGCAGATAATACCCCTCGTCCGCCTTCCACGAAAAGCTCAGCCCCACCAGCTCCGCCTCCATCGGCGCAAGTGCGGTCGTCTCAGTATCCACCGCGAACACCTTCTGCCTCCCCAGCTCCTTCGCAAAATCCTTCAGCTTCGCTGTCGTATCCACCAGCGTATAGTCCTTCTCCACCGTCGCAGCCGCCTCTTCCGCCTTCTCCTCGCCCATCTCGAACAGCATCCCCTGGGCCGCCCGCTTCACCTTCGGCTTGGCCGCGACCTCCTTCGCCTCCATATCGAGCTGCTTGAGCAATCGCGAAAACCCCAGCTCGCTGAACAGCTCCCGCAGCCTCTCCCTGTCGAACTCCGTCACCCTGAACGCTTCCAGATCCAGCTCCACCGGCGCATCGCAGTCTATCGTTACCAGCCGCTTGCTCAGCTTCACCGCATCCCGCGACTTCCGCAGACTCTCCCCTCGCTTGCCCTTTATCTCCTCCGCCTTCGCGGTCAGCTCATCCAGCGACCCGTACTTTTGTATCCACCCCAGCGCCGTCTTAGGCCCCACGTCCGGCACACCCGGCACATTGTCCGCCGTATCCCCCTGAAGCGCCAGCACATCCAGAAACTGCGCAGGCGTCAGCCCCGTATCTTCCATCAGCCCCTCAACCGTCGTCGCCTTGTCCTTCTTCACGTCATACGTATTGACATGCTCATCAAGCAACTGCAGAAAGTCCTTGTCCTTCGAGCAGATATAGCTCTCGATCCCCTCCGCAGCCGCCTTCTTCGCAAGCGTCCCGATCAGGTCATCCGCCTCATAGCTGTCCACCCGCAGCATCGGCACATGCATCGCCTCCAGTATCTCCTCGATCCTCTCTATCTGCGCAGGCATATCCTCCGGCATCGGAGGCCGATGCGCCTTGTACTCCGGATAAATATCCGTTCGAAAACTCGGCACCTTCGAATCCATCGCCACCACCACCATGTCCGGCTTCTTCCGGTCGATCAGTCCCAGCAGCATCTGCGTAAACACATACGTAGCCTTAGTCGGCTCACCCGCCGGACTCGTCAAAGGAGCCATCGGCGCATAATAAGCCGCATAAATATGCGCATGCCCGTCAATTATGTATATATTCCTGGCTTTTTCATTTCCCATGCCCCCAAATATAAACCCACCACCCAAAAACTGCAAACCATATTCAAAATCCTAACTCAAGAGCCATCACCGCACCCCACTTAGAAGATTGGCGACTACTGTCATCCCAAACTTGATTTGGGATCCAGAGAACTCAGCGAGAACACATGCACGTCCGAAAACAGCATCCGCCAGACGCGCCCAAAACAATAATCATGGCCCAAAGTGCGAGTCCCCAGGCCCTAAAACTCGATCCCCATACGTGCCCATCACACCGCCCACCCCACCAGCGCACAAAAAGAGCCCCCAGCAAAACCGAGAGCTCGAAGAAAATCATCCCCAACAAATCAACTACCCCCGCCTCCGCCTCGCCAGCAAAAGCCCGCCAAGTCCGACCAGCCCAAACGTCGCTGGCTCAGGTATGGTGTAAATAAACCCATGCTTTATGCCATTATCGTAGTAACTTCCAACGATTGTATCACCTTCGATATCATTTGCCCATTCTAACCCGGGGTCCGCTCCAGGCACTTGAAGCTCTAGCCAGTCTTTGCCATCAAAGAAAAAACCGGCATATCCTAAGCTTCCTACAATCCGGTCGCCGTCAATGCCGCGGGCATTTAGTCCATAAGGAGAATCTGGCCCATCTAAAACGCTCCATTGATTTCCATCATATACATATGTATCGTGCTCAGAGTTGCCAATGATATTGTCCCCGCTGATGTCGTATAAGTGCGTGTAAGTCGAACCGGCCATGTCCAGAGTAGTCCAGTTTGTTCCATCAAAGATGAAACCATGTGCGCCTTCACTGTCCCAATATGTTCCTACTATGTTTTCTCCATCAATGCCCCTAGCTTCGGTGGATGTAGCACCCGGTGCATCCAATGTTGTCCATCCAGATTCATCGTAAATAAACCCGTGGCCGGAGCCGGCCCCGTCCTGGAAATTTCCAACTATTCTTCCGTTATCGATACCACGTGCTATTGTGCTTGTAGCACCCGGTGCTGCAAAAGTCGTATAGCTGTCTCCATCAAAAAGAAAGTTGTTCCAGTCGCCCGTTGAGTCGAGATAATGCCCAAGAATGGTTTCGCCGTCTATGCCTGCCAACCTTGTGCCCTCTGCCCCCGGGACATCGAATGTGTCCCATACGC comes from the Anaerohalosphaera lusitana genome and includes:
- a CDS encoding PEP-CTERM sorting domain-containing protein, which codes for MTFEKFLTGIITITILTSCAHAGVWDTFDVPGAEGTRLAGIDGETILGHYLDSTGDWNNFLFDGDSYTTFAAPGATSTIARGIDNGRIVGNFQDGAGSGHGFIYDESGWTTLDAPGATSTEARGIDGENIVGTYWDSEGAHGFIFDGTNWTTLDMAGSTYTHLYDISGDNIIGNSEHDTYVYDGNQWSVLDGPDSPYGLNARGIDGDRIVGSLGYAGFFFDGKDWLELQVPGADPGLEWANDIEGDTIVGSYYDNGIKHGFIYTIPEPATFGLVGLGGLLLARRRRG
- the polA gene encoding DNA polymerase I — its product is MGNEKARNIYIIDGHAHIYAAYYAPMAPLTSPAGEPTKATYVFTQMLLGLIDRKKPDMVVVAMDSKVPSFRTDIYPEYKAHRPPMPEDMPAQIERIEEILEAMHVPMLRVDSYEADDLIGTLAKKAAAEGIESYICSKDKDFLQLLDEHVNTYDVKKDKATTVEGLMEDTGLTPAQFLDVLALQGDTADNVPGVPDVGPKTALGWIQKYGSLDELTAKAEEIKGKRGESLRKSRDAVKLSKRLVTIDCDAPVELDLEAFRVTEFDRERLRELFSELGFSRLLKQLDMEAKEVAAKPKVKRAAQGMLFEMGEEKAEEAAATVEKDYTLVDTTAKLKDFAKELGRQKVFAVDTETTALAPMEAELVGLSFSWKADEGYYLPVKGPKGSKVLDAADVREAIGGIIADEKVRKVGQNFKYDLIVLENAGFEVRGLYFDTMIASYCLNSARRHGMDSLAEECLGYKTQPISELIGKGKSQITFDKVDVERACYYAAEDADVTWQLYKCFGPQLESEPTLKELFEKVEMPLVAVLARMEMNGVTLDTTMLKEMDDEMSRTLGELTEKIHERAGEVFNIDSPKQLGEVLFDRLGLESVKSGKAGRSTDASVLEQLAEEHPIVPLILEYRQLVKLKNTYVAKLGDLVHPRTNRLHASFNQTVTATGRLSSSDPNLQNIPIRTELGRKIRNAFVPEKEGDVIMSADYSQVELRLLAHFSGDAELRRAFETDQDIHRFVAGQVYGVEPEEVTSDMRAKAKGVNFGIIYGQGPFALAKSLEISVGEAKKFIDDYYSRYASIREFMDGEIAKAKKCGYAETILHRRRAIEGLSSRNHNVRSQAERMAINTVIQGSAADLIKLAMIRIQERIEREGLPIMMLIQVHDELVFEMPGEGAEENAEWIRREMETAIELDVPLKVEPAIGPSWLTEK